TTGCATGAATCATACTAACCTCCATATCACCAGAACGCATCCCTTTACAACCTGCCTGTTCAATAAGCCTTCCTGCAAAATCTCCTGGAGGATTCTTAAAAACAGAGCCAGCTGATGGAAGTCCTAATGGCTGGGTCTGTCTTCTTTTCTGCAGATAATCCCTCATTCTTTTTTCAAGCTCCTCAACTGCATCTATTTTAAAGGAGAATTCAGCCTCCAGTATTATTTCCCTGTCTCCTATTGATGAGTTTCTATAGGAAAAATGGATATCTTCTCTTTTTAATTCCTTTAAAACTCCATCGGTGGTTAGCAATCTCACAAGCCTCAATTTATCTTTTATCTCACAGCCAAAGGCTCCCGCATTTCCTTTCACTGCACCACCAACAGTACCAGGTATTCCCAGAAGTCCTTCAAATCCCTGAAGCCCTTCCTGCACAGTAAACCTTACAAGTCTGCTAAGAGGCGCACCTGCCTGAGCTACCACGCTGGTCTGGTCAATTCTTCTAAGATCTCTTAGTCCTGAAAGGTATATAACTGCAATGTCCATATCCCTGTCAGGCCAGACAATATTACTGCCACCACCGATTATTATGAATCTAATGCCGCTGTTTTTAATCAAATAAATTAATCTCTTCAGGGCTTCTACGGTCTTCACATGTATGAAGGCTGAAACTGAACCACCTGTCCTGAGTGTTGTGTGATAGCGCATAAGTTCATCTGTAAGGATTATCAGTCCCTCTTCTTTTCTTAATTTTTCTATGAGTTTCTCATCCATTATTCT
The genomic region above belongs to Thermodesulfovibrionales bacterium and contains:
- the murB gene encoding UDP-N-acetylmuramate dehydrogenase is translated as MDEKLIEKLRKEEGLIILTDELMRYHTTLRTGGSVSAFIHVKTVEALKRLIYLIKNSGIRFIIIGGGSNIVWPDRDMDIAVIYLSGLRDLRRIDQTSVVAQAGAPLSRLVRFTVQEGLQGFEGLLGIPGTVGGAVKGNAGAFGCEIKDKLRLVRLLTTDGVLKELKREDIHFSYRNSSIGDREIILEAEFSFKIDAVEELEKRMRDYLQKRRQTQPLGLPSAGSVFKNPPGDFAGRLIEQAGCKGMRSGDMEVSMIHANFIVNRGRGTQKDFLNLVERVQERVMKKFNLFLEPEVKIIRQECECEA